From one Paenibacillus terrae HPL-003 genomic stretch:
- a CDS encoding D-alanyl-D-alanine carboxypeptidase family protein has product MKKKVVAFILACLVALTAVPVGGWAEESKPESKPKEGSAAELAPEALSAILMDADTGTVIYEKNSREKLPPASITKIMTMLLTMEAIHDGKLKLTDKVRASEYAASMGGSQIFLEPGEEMTVDEMLKGVAMASGNDASVAMAEKLAGSEQAFVELMNAKAQQLGLKDTHFANCNGLPVKNHYSSAHDIAVMSRELLKYPQITKYTGAYQDYLRKSSAKPFWLVNTNKLVRFYTGADGLKTGYTGEAKFCLSATAKRDGMRVVAVVLGEPNTKTRNNEVSSMFDYAFSQYTMKSVYKPGDLLGSVKVEKGVLPELKIQADRSYSVLVKKGGAKETLRHELQLAPSLKAPVRAGDPVGKLIVYQDGKRLKEFNITAPVAVEKAGWWKLFKRTMSNLFSL; this is encoded by the coding sequence GTGAAGAAAAAAGTGGTAGCGTTCATCCTGGCTTGTCTGGTAGCCTTGACTGCTGTCCCCGTCGGCGGTTGGGCCGAGGAAAGCAAGCCTGAAAGCAAGCCCAAAGAGGGTTCTGCGGCCGAGCTGGCTCCCGAGGCTCTCTCGGCGATCCTGATGGATGCGGATACGGGAACAGTCATCTATGAAAAAAATAGCCGTGAAAAGCTTCCTCCGGCGAGTATTACCAAAATTATGACCATGCTGCTGACGATGGAGGCTATTCATGATGGCAAACTCAAGCTGACCGACAAAGTACGGGCCAGCGAATATGCGGCTTCGATGGGCGGATCACAAATTTTTCTGGAGCCGGGAGAAGAAATGACGGTTGATGAGATGCTTAAGGGAGTGGCGATGGCTTCCGGCAACGATGCTTCCGTGGCGATGGCTGAGAAACTTGCGGGCTCTGAGCAGGCCTTTGTCGAATTGATGAATGCCAAGGCGCAGCAGCTTGGTTTAAAGGATACCCATTTTGCCAATTGCAATGGTTTGCCGGTAAAAAATCACTATTCTTCTGCGCATGATATTGCCGTGATGAGCCGTGAACTGTTGAAATATCCCCAAATTACGAAATATACAGGAGCGTACCAGGACTATTTACGCAAATCCTCGGCCAAGCCGTTTTGGTTGGTGAATACGAATAAGCTGGTTCGTTTCTATACTGGAGCGGACGGGCTGAAAACAGGCTATACGGGGGAAGCGAAATTTTGCCTTTCCGCTACTGCCAAGCGTGATGGTATGCGTGTAGTCGCTGTCGTACTTGGCGAACCGAATACTAAAACACGTAACAATGAAGTATCTTCCATGTTTGATTATGCTTTTTCCCAATACACGATGAAATCAGTGTACAAGCCGGGTGACCTTCTGGGAAGCGTGAAAGTCGAGAAGGGTGTACTACCGGAGCTGAAAATTCAGGCAGATCGTTCCTACAGTGTGCTGGTGAAAAAGGGAGGAGCTAAGGAAACGCTGCGTCATGAGCTGCAACTCGCTCCAAGTTTGAAAGCTCCTGTCCGTGCAGGTGATCCGGTCGGCAAGCTGATTGTCTATCAGGATGGTAAACGGCTCAAGGAGTTTAACATAACCGCACCCGTGGCGGTAGAGAAGGCTGGATGGTGGAAATTGTTTAAACGTACCATGTCGAACCTGTTTTCTTTGTAG
- a CDS encoding glycosyl hydrolase family 28-related protein has translation MTDRFTDRLKLNLSSTGTELTLQQLNENFKSIEKEFIQRSVNASWFGAAGDGVQDDTAALQELINKTPDYSILHIPSGRYKITSTLQIRKQGIRIFGIHKGRYRQGKGVTSIEYYGTGPCFQIGDESLPSFSGFQNVQFHDLAIRYEGTDRASLNNPFSQEVKRGYYGKGALGIQDWKGGGVTLDNVLIEHFETAFWGYESDVDLFNCTEINYNKTGIHLQNRSSQFTSLALFTLGNDTALDLNSSNGARFLASQHIKDGSSGDIPIRIDDFMNAEFIGCWFEGLSLEHRVTVPSFIQIGVTKETKNVALRDSILAIADKFRDKNDDNYRSVCDYFVDVVIGKKILVDEVGGYPRNLRNLVSFSGSSSTQQATLRSHLDFNYVDNRYYKNNGTGQALLLVEKYSNNGIEHLDKTFVKAYLGARQNILAGSWQKVHFNQISYDEMTEFEATGNRWRAKQAGKYRIQAYISTDPQVDGNRTRLALHVNDEQIAGSSAYAYFDDRVIGGPNYSALSGTIELKLEADSFIDIRVFSQNKTDILPGGGLTYLTISRI, from the coding sequence GTGACGGATCGTTTCACAGACCGTTTGAAGTTGAATTTGAGTAGTACGGGCACAGAGCTGACGCTGCAGCAATTAAATGAAAATTTTAAAAGCATTGAAAAGGAATTCATCCAACGTAGTGTAAATGCAAGCTGGTTTGGAGCGGCAGGTGACGGTGTTCAGGACGATACGGCAGCTTTGCAGGAACTGATCAATAAGACTCCCGACTATTCCATACTTCATATCCCGAGTGGACGATACAAAATAACCTCCACCCTACAGATTCGCAAACAGGGCATACGCATTTTTGGTATTCATAAGGGCAGATACCGACAGGGTAAGGGGGTTACGTCGATTGAATACTATGGTACGGGCCCTTGTTTTCAAATTGGAGACGAGAGTCTTCCATCGTTTAGCGGCTTTCAAAATGTGCAGTTTCATGACCTGGCCATCCGGTACGAAGGGACGGATCGAGCATCATTAAATAATCCTTTTTCTCAGGAAGTGAAGCGCGGATATTATGGAAAAGGTGCTTTAGGCATTCAAGATTGGAAGGGCGGCGGAGTTACGCTGGATAATGTGTTGATTGAGCATTTTGAGACGGCTTTTTGGGGCTACGAAAGCGATGTGGATTTATTTAATTGTACGGAGATTAATTACAATAAAACGGGTATTCACTTGCAGAACAGAAGTTCACAGTTTACCAGCCTTGCGCTTTTTACACTGGGGAATGATACGGCGCTCGATCTGAATAGCTCCAACGGGGCCAGATTTTTGGCCAGCCAGCACATTAAGGACGGAAGCTCAGGTGATATCCCCATTCGAATTGATGATTTTATGAATGCCGAATTTATAGGCTGCTGGTTTGAGGGGCTAAGCTTAGAACATAGAGTGACGGTTCCGTCTTTTATTCAAATTGGTGTCACGAAGGAGACGAAGAATGTCGCTCTTCGCGACTCCATTTTAGCCATCGCGGACAAATTCAGGGACAAAAACGACGACAACTACCGGTCAGTATGTGATTATTTTGTAGATGTGGTCATTGGTAAAAAAATTTTAGTGGATGAGGTGGGTGGATATCCACGCAATTTGAGGAATCTGGTTTCCTTCTCCGGCAGCTCATCCACGCAGCAGGCGACGCTTCGTTCGCATTTGGATTTCAATTACGTGGATAACCGTTATTATAAAAACAACGGGACAGGGCAGGCTTTGCTGCTAGTGGAGAAATATTCGAACAACGGAATCGAGCATTTGGATAAAACCTTTGTCAAAGCCTACCTGGGAGCAAGACAAAATATCCTCGCAGGCAGTTGGCAGAAGGTACACTTCAACCAGATCAGCTATGATGAAATGACCGAGTTTGAGGCTACGGGCAACCGCTGGCGGGCCAAACAAGCCGGGAAGTACAGAATACAAGCCTATATTTCGACCGATCCTCAAGTGGATGGCAATCGTACACGGCTGGCGCTCCATGTGAATGATGAACAGATTGCCGGCAGTTCGGCGTATGCTTATTTCGATGATCGGGTGATTGGCGGGCCGAACTACAGTGCTTTGAGTGGCACGATTGAACTGAAGCTGGAAGCCGATTCTTTTATTGATATACGGGTGTTCAGCCAAAATAAAACGGATATTTTACCAGGTGGAGGACTTACGTACCTCACGATCAGCCGAATATAA
- a CDS encoding O-antigen ligase family protein, giving the protein MKTVLTVVGLLAFSIPYACQGLSPRVIAISLLILLFSYLMLLPSLKPLIATLADNPLLTLLMMYIAASCLWAEQEQTSSMLMVLKFVAFSTFGLYLVTHYTTQGCIRLLVITLSILSILNLLAVLLVPSFAIHGGVEHTGLWKGISGHKNTLGTLSLLCFVSHVIYFFRGTRKALHVGFILLNALLLIKCQSTTSLLLTSSLFTFILFILLFKRIRSVALRGFFISSSCLLLLLSLVFALSYGDAIASEFGKTTTLTGRTEIWQGIAGAIDSHYWFGYGYGSFWANRPSIYANGIRFDLTSSHSGFRDLWIDIGLTGLLATITLVITTLFKFRIGKTDMYTWLTAAVFFLFIVLNNITDSRFLNSLAIYWIIFVVIVIKVQERHRLTVAEKANTTGMQHASITLGTTNRTARKKEPRFPTP; this is encoded by the coding sequence GTGAAGACTGTCCTTACAGTGGTCGGTTTACTGGCTTTTTCGATTCCATATGCCTGTCAGGGCTTGTCTCCCAGAGTGATCGCAATTTCCCTGCTTATCCTGTTGTTTAGCTATCTGATGCTGTTGCCCTCGCTAAAGCCACTGATCGCAACCTTGGCTGATAATCCGTTGCTGACCTTGCTCATGATGTACATAGCTGCCTCCTGTTTATGGGCTGAACAGGAACAGACCTCATCTATGCTGATGGTGCTTAAATTCGTTGCTTTTTCCACCTTTGGACTTTATCTGGTTACCCATTATACGACGCAAGGCTGTATCCGCCTGTTGGTCATTACGTTAAGTATTTTGAGCATACTCAATCTACTAGCGGTATTGCTCGTTCCCTCCTTTGCCATTCATGGAGGTGTCGAACATACAGGGCTGTGGAAAGGCATTTCCGGTCATAAAAACACACTAGGAACGCTCTCTCTGCTATGTTTTGTTTCACATGTCATTTATTTTTTCAGGGGAACACGCAAAGCTTTGCATGTTGGCTTTATTTTGCTGAATGCCTTACTGCTCATCAAATGCCAATCCACTACCTCGTTGCTGCTAACTTCTTCCCTGTTCACGTTCATCCTGTTTATATTGCTATTCAAAAGAATCCGAAGCGTTGCGCTGCGTGGTTTCTTCATTAGCAGTTCCTGCCTGCTTTTGCTTTTGAGTCTCGTGTTCGCCTTGAGCTACGGAGATGCGATTGCATCGGAATTCGGCAAGACAACAACCTTGACCGGAAGAACAGAAATCTGGCAGGGGATTGCAGGCGCCATTGATAGTCACTACTGGTTTGGTTATGGCTACGGCTCCTTCTGGGCAAACCGGCCCAGCATCTATGCCAATGGAATCCGATTTGATCTGACAAGCAGCCACAGCGGATTTCGGGATCTGTGGATCGATATCGGCCTCACAGGACTGTTAGCAACCATTACACTCGTCATAACCACTTTATTTAAATTCAGAATCGGTAAAACCGATATGTATACATGGCTGACGGCAGCTGTCTTTTTCCTATTCATTGTATTGAACAATATTACAGACAGCCGCTTTCTGAATTCTCTGGCGATCTACTGGATCATATTCGTTGTTATTGTGATTAAGGTACAGGAACGGCATAGACTGACAGTAGCAGAAAAGGCGAATACGACAGGCATGCAGCACGCCTCCATCACATTAGGAACTACCAACCGAACAGCACGCAAAAAAGAACCCCGTTTTCCTACGCCTTAA